Proteins from a single region of Callithrix jacchus isolate 240 chromosome 12, calJac240_pri, whole genome shotgun sequence:
- the LOC144578661 gene encoding uncharacterized protein LOC144578661 isoform X1 → MVGLGALGAGSREPVCAREVGGGRAWKPGYNRRAAGAEPGTRGGQVWNLPSACSLSPLGPSHSPPPPHSSTPFLSQSHSARVPRTFWESTGFLWLSFALHLSEYIQLAGILQETAPAGVYADTTALRGTPSARAAASLASKGGWTSGAPRLRGLSLLGSAWQPPPLLVLRKPIPPGSPAVKTESKFPFRGIPNFPR, encoded by the exons ATGGTGGGGCTGGGAGCTCTGGGAGCCGGGAGCCGGGAGCCAGTCTGTGCCCGCGAGGTGGGTGGGGGCCGAGCCTGGAAACCTGGTTACAACCGGCGCGCAGCCGGGGCTGAGCCGGGTACTCGCGGGGGTCAGGTCTGGAACCTGCCCTCGGCGTGCTCACTCTCTCCCCTCGGCCCAtctcactcccctcccccacctcactCCTCCACCCCGTTTCTTTCTCAGTCTCATTCCGCACGGGTACCAAGAACTTTCTGGG AATCGACGGGATTTCTCTGGCTGTCGTTTGCGCTGCATTTATCCGAATACATCCAGCTCGCAGGCATCCTGCAGGAAACGGCTCCGGCTGGTGTGTACGCCGACACCACAGCCCTACGCGGGACTCCTAGTGCCCGGGCGGCTGCGAGTCTGGCCTCCAAGGGAGGCTGGACAAGCGGCGCCCCCAGGTTGAGAGGCCTCTCGCTGCTTGGCAGTGCCTGGCAGCCCCCACCTCTGCTGGTACTTCGGAAACCCATCCCGCCAGGTTCGCCCGCAGTGAAAACTGAAAGTAAATTCCCCTTCAGGGGTATCCCAAACTTTCCTCGATGA
- the LOC144578661 gene encoding putative uncharacterized protein encoded by ZNF503-AS2 isoform X2 codes for MPVALQSTGFLWLSFALHLSEYIQLAGILQETAPAGVYADTTALRGTPSARAAASLASKGGWTSGAPRLRGLSLLGSAWQPPPLLVLRKPIPPGSPAVKTESKFPFRGIPNFPR; via the exons ATGCCTGTGGCGCTGC AATCGACGGGATTTCTCTGGCTGTCGTTTGCGCTGCATTTATCCGAATACATCCAGCTCGCAGGCATCCTGCAGGAAACGGCTCCGGCTGGTGTGTACGCCGACACCACAGCCCTACGCGGGACTCCTAGTGCCCGGGCGGCTGCGAGTCTGGCCTCCAAGGGAGGCTGGACAAGCGGCGCCCCCAGGTTGAGAGGCCTCTCGCTGCTTGGCAGTGCCTGGCAGCCCCCACCTCTGCTGGTACTTCGGAAACCCATCCCGCCAGGTTCGCCCGCAGTGAAAACTGAAAGTAAATTCCCCTTCAGGGGTATCCCAAACTTTCCTCGATGA